The Bacillota bacterium genome has a segment encoding these proteins:
- the mraZ gene encoding division/cell wall cluster transcriptional repressor MraZ, with product MEAAPPTFIGTYDHAVDDKGRLAIPARFRDGLGQRFYATKGLDKCLFLFPEMEWRAQQAQLASLPLTMRDARAYSRLFFAGACECELDRQGRINIPQYLREYAGITKDVVIIGVMSRVEVWSREVWLEYSSRAEESYEEIAEKLISGGAARE from the coding sequence GTGGAAGCAGCGCCCCCAACCTTCATCGGAACCTATGATCACGCTGTGGATGACAAAGGCCGCCTTGCGATCCCCGCGAGGTTCAGGGACGGCCTCGGGCAGCGTTTTTATGCCACCAAGGGCCTTGACAAATGTCTGTTTCTCTTCCCCGAGATGGAGTGGCGGGCCCAACAGGCTCAGCTCGCATCGCTTCCTCTCACGATGCGCGACGCGAGGGCGTACAGCAGGTTGTTCTTCGCAGGGGCGTGCGAGTGCGAGCTCGATAGACAAGGGCGCATAAACATCCCTCAGTACCTGCGCGAATACGCTGGGATCACCAAGGATGTGGTGATCATCGGAGTGATGAGCCGCGTGGAGGTGTGGAGTCGGGAGGTGTGGCTCGAGTACTCCTCCAGGGCGGAGGAATCCTATGAGGAGATAGCCGAGAAGCTGATCTCCGGTGGTGCGGCTCGAGAATGA